A region from the Nonlabens sp. YIK11 genome encodes:
- a CDS encoding DUF1569 domain-containing protein has product MKNPLQKQFDQLETYLEKGNLVAPNVSAKGVYWHVDHSLRILEGVPEMMRQSKPEDFKPKSSLLKFVIMNTGWMPRGKGKAPKNVLPEEGELDKDPIKVRLDRAFHQVNSIRDLDEKAFMRHPLFGSLNKKETIKFLKIHTHHHIKIMKDIVKKSNA; this is encoded by the coding sequence ATGAAAAATCCTTTGCAAAAACAATTTGATCAACTTGAAACTTATCTTGAAAAAGGAAATCTGGTGGCGCCCAATGTTTCGGCTAAAGGGGTTTACTGGCACGTTGATCACAGTTTACGCATCCTGGAAGGTGTTCCAGAAATGATGCGCCAGTCTAAGCCAGAGGACTTTAAACCTAAATCTTCCTTGCTCAAGTTCGTGATTATGAATACCGGCTGGATGCCTCGCGGCAAGGGAAAAGCTCCTAAAAACGTGTTGCCAGAAGAAGGTGAGCTAGATAAAGATCCTATTAAGGTGCGATTGGATCGCGCATTCCATCAGGTGAATTCCATTAGGGATCTGGATGAAAAGGCTTTTATGCGTCATCCATTATTTGGGTCATTGAATAAAAAGGAAACGATCAAATTCCTAAAGATCCACACGCATCACCACATCAAGATCATGAAGGATATCGTCAAAAAAAGTAACGCTTAA
- a CDS encoding fasciclin domain-containing protein, which translates to MKKFLNSFLFLSVLVLAVSCVDDDDNMNVINGPTALDFLEESPDHTSMVAALERTQLDFTLDQEGSLTIFAPTNQAFSTFLAANSYSSIEAVPEDLLRTILLYHVQSDIKTTGQFNSQYFKTLAQVGNAQIDVFVEVENNTLRINDESTVTDPDNRVSNGIVHIVDDVLDLPSIYTLISSNPNFSNLTTALDQVGLSIVLDDNDDASAPFTLFAPSDPAFAAFIASDPNDQFENIQDVLDQNNFDDKLSYHVLGSQALRQDAFENGATIDPLGSGTYTVNTTSGISIIDGSGNTVNLVATNITAFNGVIHTLDFVLQQQ; encoded by the coding sequence ATGAAAAAGTTTTTGAATTCGTTTTTGTTTTTGAGTGTTTTGGTGTTGGCGGTTTCCTGTGTGGATGACGATGATAACATGAATGTGATTAACGGCCCAACGGCACTGGATTTTCTAGAAGAAAGTCCAGATCACACTAGCATGGTGGCAGCCCTGGAACGCACCCAACTGGATTTTACACTAGATCAAGAAGGCAGTTTAACCATCTTTGCACCTACCAATCAGGCTTTTTCAACCTTTCTTGCAGCCAATAGCTACAGTAGTATCGAAGCAGTGCCCGAGGATTTATTGAGAACCATATTGTTGTATCATGTTCAATCTGATATCAAAACCACTGGTCAATTCAATTCCCAATATTTTAAAACATTGGCGCAAGTAGGCAATGCCCAGATCGATGTATTTGTAGAAGTTGAGAACAACACCTTGCGTATCAATGATGAGTCAACGGTGACAGATCCCGATAATCGCGTGAGCAACGGTATTGTTCACATCGTTGATGATGTGCTGGATTTACCCAGTATTTATACGCTTATCAGTTCCAATCCCAATTTTTCCAATCTCACTACGGCTTTGGATCAGGTAGGTTTAAGTATCGTCCTGGACGATAATGACGATGCATCTGCTCCATTTACGCTTTTTGCACCTAGTGATCCAGCTTTTGCTGCGTTCATAGCTTCAGACCCTAATGATCAATTTGAGAACATTCAAGACGTGCTGGACCAGAATAATTTTGACGACAAACTGTCGTATCATGTTTTAGGTAGTCAGGCATTGCGCCAGGATGCCTTTGAAAATGGCGCGACGATTGATCCTTTAGGATCAGGAACTTATACCGTAAATACGACTAGCGGTATTTCAATCATTGACGGCTCGGGAAATACCGTCAATCTTGTAGCGACCAATATTACTGCTTTCAATGGCGTGATTCACACACTGGACTTTGTACTGCAACAGCAATAG
- the rplS gene encoding 50S ribosomal protein L19 encodes MTDLVKFVQDEFITKKEFPKFGAGDTITVFYEIKEGEKSRTQFFRGVVLQVRGSGATKTFTIRKMSGNVGVERIFPMNLPAIQKIELNKAGSVRRKRIFYFRELTGKKARIKEARRK; translated from the coding sequence ATGACTGATTTAGTAAAATTCGTTCAGGACGAGTTTATCACAAAGAAAGAATTTCCAAAATTTGGAGCTGGAGATACCATTACGGTATTCTATGAAATTAAAGAAGGTGAAAAGAGCCGTACGCAGTTCTTCCGTGGTGTAGTGCTACAGGTAAGAGGTTCTGGAGCCACTAAGACATTCACCATTCGTAAAATGAGTGGTAACGTTGGTGTTGAGCGCATCTTCCCTATGAACCTTCCAGCAATCCAGAAGATTGAATTGAACAAAGCAGGTAGCGTACGTAGAAAACGTATCTTCTACTTTAGAGAACTTACTGGTAAGAAAGCCCGTATCAAAGAGGCTCGTAGAAAATAA
- the mnmA gene encoding tRNA 2-thiouridine(34) synthase MnmA yields MAKVVVGLSGGVDSSVAAHLLKEQGHEVIGLFMKNWHDDTVTISDECPWLEDSNDAMLVADKLGIPFQTVDLSEQYKKRIVNYMFDEYARGRTPNPDVLCNREIKFDVFMDIALDLGADFVATGHYCQKTTTQENGQTVHHLISGADAGKDQSYFLCQVSQEQLSKTLFPIGHLQKSEVREIAAAQGLITAGKKDSQGLCFIGKVRLPDFLQQQLKPKTGNIVEIPTHLSVSRMSELSSDDEVVSLSRKRTYQESDGILKGQHQGAHYFTRGQRRGLNVGGTPEPLFVIETDVDTNTIYVGQGKDHAGLYRRGLVIQPDEVHWIRTDLKLKVGESMEVMGRIRYRQKLEPAKLYQREDGLYMIFDAPQSAISPGQFAAWYENGECLGSGVIA; encoded by the coding sequence ATGGCAAAAGTAGTAGTAGGACTTTCTGGTGGAGTAGACTCAAGTGTCGCCGCGCATCTTTTAAAAGAGCAAGGTCATGAGGTGATCGGGCTTTTTATGAAGAACTGGCACGATGACACCGTTACCATCAGCGACGAGTGTCCATGGTTGGAAGATTCCAACGATGCGATGCTGGTGGCTGATAAGCTGGGAATACCGTTCCAAACCGTCGATTTGAGCGAGCAATACAAGAAACGCATCGTCAACTATATGTTTGACGAGTACGCACGCGGCCGCACGCCTAATCCTGATGTGCTGTGTAATCGCGAGATCAAGTTTGATGTTTTTATGGATATTGCCTTGGACCTTGGAGCAGACTTTGTTGCGACCGGTCACTACTGCCAGAAAACCACCACACAAGAAAACGGACAGACCGTTCATCATTTGATTTCTGGAGCTGACGCGGGCAAGGACCAGAGCTATTTTTTATGCCAAGTCTCGCAGGAGCAGCTTTCCAAAACCCTTTTCCCTATAGGACATCTTCAAAAAAGTGAAGTGCGCGAGATCGCTGCCGCACAAGGCTTGATTACTGCAGGCAAAAAGGACAGTCAAGGATTGTGCTTCATTGGTAAAGTACGACTACCTGATTTTTTACAGCAGCAACTCAAACCCAAAACTGGAAATATCGTAGAGATCCCAACGCATTTAAGCGTTTCCAGAATGTCAGAATTGAGCAGTGATGATGAGGTAGTTTCGCTTTCGCGAAAGCGAACTTATCAAGAATCTGATGGGATTCTTAAAGGTCAACATCAAGGAGCACACTACTTTACACGTGGCCAGCGCCGCGGCTTGAATGTAGGTGGCACTCCAGAGCCGTTGTTTGTCATTGAGACTGATGTGGATACCAATACCATTTATGTAGGTCAAGGAAAGGATCATGCCGGTTTGTATCGCCGCGGGCTCGTGATACAACCAGATGAAGTGCACTGGATTAGAACCGATTTGAAACTGAAAGTAGGCGAATCCATGGAAGTGATGGGTCGCATACGGTATCGTCAAAAGTTGGAGCCAGCCAAGCTGTACCAGCGAGAAGATGGACTTTATATGATTTTTGATGCGCCACAGAGTGCGATTTCACCAGGACAGTTTGCAGCTTGGTATGAAAATGGAGAGTGTTTGGGTTCTGGCGTAATTGCTTAA
- a CDS encoding NADP-dependent isocitrate dehydrogenase — MSTQNPKIIYTKTDEAPALATASFLPIVQKFIEPAGIEIETKNISLAARILAVFPDRLGDKKVPDALAELGELVTKEEANVIKLPNISASVPQLNDAIKELRAKGYDLPDYPEEATTAEQKDIKKRYDSVKGSAVNPVLREGNSDRRAPKPVKQYAKNNPHSMGAWSKDSKSHVSTMDQGDFAHNEKSVTVDKATTVNIQLIDTDGEKHLLKEGLALKAGEIIDATFMSKDALLDFLEDQMVDAREKDVLFSLHMKATMMKVSDPIIFGHAVRTFFKSVFDKYGDALEKVGVDVNNGLGDLLGKLHELPDDKKDAIQDELRRVMEYRPDLAMVNSDNGITNLHVPSDVIIDASMPAMIRNSGQMWNKDGESQDTKAVIPDSSYAGIYAATIDFCREHGAFDPRTMGTVPNVGLMAQKAEEYGSHDKTFELPKAGKVQVVDADGNVLMEHNVEAGDIWRACQTKDAPIQDWVKLAVSRARATGDPAIFWLDENRAHDAETIKKVNKYLKDHDTEGLDITIASPVEATKRTLQRMKDGKDTISVTGNVLRDYNTDLFPILEVGTSAKMLSIVPLMNGGGLFETGAGGSAPKHVQQFEKENHLRWDSLGEFLALAVSLEHTAEKYNNEKAQIIADGLDKATEKFLTNKKSPSRKVNELDNRGSHYYLALYWAQELANQTKDEDLAKHFSKLAQDLADNEEKITQELIEVQGKAMDIGGYYLPDPAKEEAAMRPSKTLNAIIG; from the coding sequence ATGTCCACCCAAAATCCTAAGATCATATACACCAAAACCGATGAAGCACCAGCGCTCGCTACGGCATCGTTTTTACCTATAGTTCAAAAATTCATTGAGCCTGCTGGAATAGAAATAGAGACCAAAAATATCTCTCTTGCAGCTCGAATCCTGGCTGTTTTTCCAGATCGATTGGGCGACAAAAAAGTGCCAGACGCTCTAGCAGAATTAGGTGAGCTGGTTACCAAGGAAGAAGCCAATGTAATCAAGTTACCCAACATTAGTGCCTCTGTCCCACAATTGAATGATGCGATCAAAGAATTGAGAGCTAAAGGTTATGATCTACCAGATTATCCAGAAGAAGCCACAACAGCTGAGCAAAAAGATATTAAAAAGCGCTATGACAGCGTGAAAGGTAGCGCTGTAAATCCAGTTTTACGCGAAGGTAACTCTGATCGTCGCGCTCCGAAGCCAGTGAAGCAATATGCAAAGAACAATCCGCATAGTATGGGCGCATGGAGCAAGGATTCTAAGTCTCATGTTTCTACTATGGACCAGGGAGACTTTGCTCACAATGAGAAAAGTGTCACTGTGGACAAGGCAACAACTGTAAACATACAGTTGATTGATACCGATGGCGAAAAACACCTATTGAAAGAAGGTCTAGCTCTTAAGGCTGGTGAGATCATCGATGCGACTTTTATGAGTAAAGATGCATTATTAGATTTCCTAGAAGATCAAATGGTGGACGCTCGTGAAAAGGACGTTCTTTTCTCACTGCATATGAAAGCGACCATGATGAAGGTTTCTGATCCCATTATTTTTGGTCATGCCGTGCGCACTTTTTTCAAATCCGTATTTGACAAGTACGGTGATGCACTAGAAAAAGTAGGCGTTGACGTAAACAACGGTTTAGGCGATCTATTGGGCAAATTACATGAATTACCAGACGATAAGAAAGATGCCATTCAAGATGAGTTGAGACGTGTGATGGAGTATCGTCCAGATCTCGCCATGGTCAATTCTGATAACGGTATCACCAACTTACACGTACCTAGTGACGTGATTATTGACGCTTCCATGCCTGCCATGATTAGAAATTCTGGCCAGATGTGGAATAAGGATGGAGAATCCCAAGACACTAAAGCCGTCATTCCTGATAGCTCTTATGCTGGGATCTATGCGGCAACTATTGATTTTTGTAGAGAGCACGGCGCTTTTGATCCACGTACGATGGGAACGGTTCCTAACGTAGGGTTGATGGCTCAAAAAGCCGAAGAATACGGTTCTCACGATAAAACCTTTGAACTTCCTAAAGCTGGAAAAGTTCAAGTAGTGGATGCAGATGGAAATGTTTTGATGGAACACAACGTAGAAGCTGGAGATATCTGGAGAGCATGTCAAACTAAGGATGCACCTATTCAGGATTGGGTAAAGCTTGCGGTTTCAAGAGCAAGAGCTACTGGAGATCCTGCTATTTTCTGGCTGGATGAAAATCGCGCACACGATGCCGAAACCATAAAGAAAGTGAACAAGTATCTCAAAGATCATGATACAGAAGGATTGGATATTACCATCGCTTCACCAGTTGAAGCCACTAAACGTACGTTACAACGTATGAAAGATGGTAAGGATACCATCTCTGTAACTGGAAACGTTTTGCGTGATTATAACACTGACCTGTTCCCTATCCTAGAAGTTGGGACAAGTGCAAAGATGCTTTCCATCGTTCCATTGATGAATGGTGGCGGATTGTTTGAAACTGGTGCTGGTGGATCTGCTCCTAAGCACGTGCAACAGTTTGAAAAGGAAAACCACTTACGTTGGGATTCATTAGGTGAGTTCTTAGCACTAGCCGTTTCTCTAGAGCATACCGCTGAAAAATACAATAATGAGAAGGCACAGATCATCGCTGATGGTCTGGACAAGGCCACTGAGAAATTCCTGACTAATAAAAAATCGCCTTCTCGTAAGGTGAATGAATTGGACAATCGCGGTTCGCACTATTACTTGGCTCTTTACTGGGCTCAAGAACTTGCTAACCAAACCAAGGATGAAGATCTTGCGAAACACTTCAGCAAGCTTGCTCAGGATCTTGCAGATAATGAAGAAAAGATCACGCAAGAACTAATAGAAGTACAAGGGAAAGCTATGGACATAGGTGGTTATTACTTACCAGATCCAGCTAAGGAAGAAGCAGCAATGCGACCTAGTAAAACGCTCAACGCGATTATTGGGTAA
- a CDS encoding T9SS type A sorting domain-containing protein, giving the protein MKILILSFLLGVMGFSSNAIPLEQPTTVHFQLVQKPEKMTLLANPIKDGTLKLSFEHVRSESVNVVIINSLGKRVFESKRSLNNQTQVFDVSSLASGIYFLRVNTDQSNFVKKLIVQ; this is encoded by the coding sequence ATGAAAATACTTATACTCTCTTTTCTTTTAGGCGTGATGGGTTTTTCATCTAACGCAATACCTTTAGAACAGCCCACGACGGTACATTTCCAGTTGGTCCAAAAGCCAGAAAAAATGACGTTGCTGGCAAATCCTATTAAGGATGGCACCCTCAAATTGTCATTTGAGCATGTGCGTAGTGAGTCTGTGAACGTGGTTATCATCAACTCATTGGGCAAGCGTGTTTTTGAATCCAAACGCAGCCTTAACAATCAGACCCAAGTGTTTGATGTATCTTCATTAGCATCAGGAATTTACTTTTTGCGTGTGAATACAGATCAATCCAACTTTGTCAAGAAACTGATCGTACAATAG
- the trmD gene encoding tRNA (guanosine(37)-N1)-methyltransferase TrmD, translating to MRIDIITVLPELIQSPFEASILKRAVEKGIVEVHMHDLRRYGLNKYNQVDDYQYGGGAGMVMMIEPIDKMITELSADREYDEIIYMTPDGETLNQGIANQLSLKENIIILCGHYKGVDQRVRDLYVTKEISIGDYVLSGGELGAAVLCDAVIRLIPNVISDETSALTDSFQDGLLAPPVYTRPAEYKGAKVPEILLSGNLPKIDEWREEQAFKRTKERRPDLLTDD from the coding sequence TTGAGAATAGACATCATTACCGTACTGCCAGAATTAATCCAAAGTCCTTTTGAAGCGTCTATATTGAAGCGCGCCGTTGAAAAAGGAATCGTGGAAGTGCACATGCACGACCTGCGCAGGTACGGATTGAACAAGTACAATCAGGTAGATGACTATCAATATGGCGGTGGTGCCGGCATGGTCATGATGATTGAGCCTATTGATAAAATGATTACAGAGTTGAGTGCAGATCGCGAGTATGACGAGATCATATACATGACACCTGATGGTGAAACCTTGAATCAAGGCATTGCCAACCAGTTGTCATTAAAAGAGAACATCATCATATTATGTGGACATTATAAAGGAGTTGATCAACGTGTGCGAGACTTATATGTGACGAAGGAAATTTCCATAGGCGATTATGTATTGAGTGGTGGCGAGTTGGGTGCTGCCGTATTATGTGACGCGGTGATAAGACTGATTCCCAATGTGATAAGCGATGAGACCAGTGCATTAACGGACAGCTTTCAGGATGGATTACTGGCGCCACCAGTATACACCAGACCAGCAGAATATAAAGGTGCCAAGGTTCCTGAGATTTTATTGAGCGGTAATTTGCCTAAAATTGATGAATGGCGAGAAGAACAAGCCTTTAAAAGAACAAAAGAACGACGTCCCGATCTTTTAACTGATGATTAA